The following are from one region of the Bacillota bacterium genome:
- a CDS encoding transposase produces the protein NRKFIEYLESVVKNPDKLKDKPKKIEKFLKKMEVDEDTGEIVDTKTHLSLDMEKIREYMDLMGYYTLMTSETEKPDREIINKYHGLSRIEDSFRITKTDLEGRPVYVRKPEHINAHFLVCFIALTMIRIIQYKVLKHQGKDTLNEDGWESGITAERIRKALGSFQADAVPGGYYRLTKPNDDMRLILDSFGVKADLQLPTASDLRKLKYSFDKAVTV, from the coding sequence GAATCGAAAGTTTATTGAATATCTTGAATCCGTTGTCAAAAACCCCGATAAATTAAAGGACAAGCCAAAGAAGATTGAAAAATTCCTGAAGAAGATGGAAGTGGATGAAGACACTGGCGAGATTGTGGACACAAAAACACATCTGTCATTGGACATGGAGAAAATCCGCGAATACATGGATTTAATGGGATACTACACTCTCATGACCTCGGAGACAGAAAAGCCGGACAGGGAAATCATCAATAAGTACCATGGCCTTTCGAGGATAGAGGATTCTTTCAGGATAACAAAAACTGACCTTGAAGGGAGACCGGTCTATGTCCGCAAGCCAGAGCATATCAACGCACATTTTCTCGTCTGTTTCATCGCACTGACGATGATACGGATTATCCAATACAAGGTCTTGAAACACCAGGGTAAGGACACATTAAACGAAGACGGCTGGGAGTCAGGCATCACAGCGGAGAGGATAAGGAAAGCACTTGGGTCTTTTCAAGCTGATGCCGTTCCCGGTGGATACTACCGTCTTACGAAACCAAACGACGACATGAGGTTGATCCTTGACTCCTTTGGTGTGAAAGCTGATCTCCAACTGCCAACGGCTAGTGACCTCCGTAAACTGAAATATTCGTTTGATAAAGCTGTTACAGTTTGA